The DNA window TCAACGCGTATCTCTTTCGATATGCGCAGCAGCGACGCCAGGAGCCCCAGCAGCTCGACGAAGGCGGCTACGCGCAGCTCCTCCACGGCGAGGCGGTCGTGGGCATCAACGTGCTGGAAGACCGGGGCGTGCTCATGATTTTCGCCCCGGTGATCCCCGTCCCGCTCACCGGGGTCGAGGCGCTGTACCGGAGGCTGCTGGAGGCGAGCTTCGTCCAGACCTCCGACGCGGCCTTCGCCATCGACCGGGCGCGGGACGAGGTGGTGGTGCGCAGCCTCCGGCGGCTGTCGGCCCTCGACTACGAAGAGTTCGAGGACCTGGTCGCCACCGTGAGTCAGGTCGCCGACAGCTGGCACGGCGAGCTGCAGCGCGACTTCGGGCGCTGAGGTCCTGACGCCGCAGCATTGCGGCGTTTGCCTGGCGGGTGATAAGGTGCGCACCGGCGATGGGTGGACAGACAGGAGCGGTCGCTGCGCATGACGGGGCGCTCTCCGCCGAAGACGCCGAGCGGTTCGCTGCGCTCATCATTCCTTCCTGGGAACGAGACGAAGGTCTCGGGGCTGCACAGAGCGACCCGGAGCGAGGTCCGGCGGTCGCCACGGCGGTCGCGCCTGACGGGGACGAGGCATCCGCGAAAGCGGCGCGGCTCGCAGAAGCAGGGCCGGAGCCAGCCGTTCAGGTCTCCCCCGTGGTGCCGATCGAAGCGACGGCCTTGGACACCCCAGCGGCTGAAGACGACGCGGTAAGCCCTGCAACGGACACCCAGACGACGATCGCGAACGAGGTGGTTGCGACCGTCGCCAGGGTCAGCGGAGGTCGGGAAGCGACGACGAGCGGTCCGACCACGTCCAGCGGCACCTCGCGCGTGTCGGGCGACGATCCCATCGAGCTTCCGATGAATGGCACGGGGGCGGGGGCCGTGCTCAAGCTCCTCGCTGCCGCAGCCGCGATGGCTGGTGTCCTCCTCGGGGGGCGCGCGCTCCTCCGCAGCAACGACGACGGGACAGAGGCGCAGTCCCCTCCCCTCGCCGAGCCTCACCGCGGCGCCGAGGCCACCACGCCGACGTCGCTCGCCGCCACGGCGTCGCCTCCCAGTGTCACGGCGCCGCCTTCCAAGGAGGAAGGCGCGCCGATCGCTCCGCACGAGGGAACCGCGCCCATGGCCTCCAGTGGAGCCATCCACGCGCAAGAGTCCGCTCCAGCTGGCGGCTCGCCCACGGCAGCGGCTGCGGCCCCATCGGCCTCCATCACCAGCGCCGCCCCCGGCGCGGGAACGACCGCCATGCCCAAGGCGACGGCCGAAC is part of the Chondromyces crocatus genome and encodes:
- a CDS encoding CesT family type III secretion system chaperone, with product MSEPIYADRLSGEKFADASTMVNAYLFRYAQQRRQEPQQLDEGGYAQLLHGEAVVGINVLEDRGVLMIFAPVIPVPLTGVEALYRRLLEASFVQTSDAAFAIDRARDEVVVRSLRRLSALDYEEFEDLVATVSQVADSWHGELQRDFGR